The Alphaproteobacteria bacterium genomic interval AGGACATTTAGTGAAACCTCACGCCGAAGTGGGCGCCGAGCCGATGGACGGGCGAAGGGCGCGCAGGCGCCAGCTATTGCCGGAGGCACGGTGGTTGACGAACACCTCGTCGAGGGATTGCCACGGCCCCTCGTCGAGGGCGGTCCAAAGCGCGTTCATTTTGTCGTCTCGACTCCCGCCTTCGAGGACGGCACGGGTGATCGAGAGGATCAGCACGCCATCCGGGGCGAGGAACGTGGCATAGCGATGCAGTTCCTCGAGGGGATCTTCGATGAAATAGGCGACCTCATTGAAAAGGATCGAATTGAACAAAACGCCTGCCGGTGGCGTGAAGGTTTCCGCCGAGGCGTGAACGAAGGTTGTAACGGAAGGGTCCGCCCTTGCCGCTTCGATGGCGGCTGCCGAAAAATCGACGCCCATGTAGGACGTAACGCGCGTGCGGTCGAGCAAGTGGAAAAGCTGCCCCGCACCGCAGCCGATGTCGAGTACCGCCCCCGGGCCGAAGAGATGGACGTAGAGGGCCGCGACCGCAAGGCGCGCTTGCTCGCGAGGCTCGGTCAGATACGTCCATCGCCCGGCCCGATAATCCCGATCCCAATCGGCGGGGTCGCGCGTGACCTTCGCCCGTGTCGTCTTGTCATTCCTTCCGGATTTGACGGCCATCCCCAAGCCCCGCGAATGCTTCGATCAGGCGGCGACCTCACGCTTGCCGCGATTGATCAGATAGAGGTTGCGGAAATAGACGACAAAGCCGCATGCCTGGCCGAGTGTGAACGGCCAGCTTTGGATATGGATCGCATAGACAAGGCTGACCGCCGCCCCCGCGATGCTGAAATACCAGAACGGCATGGGAATGACGCTCTGACGCTTGCGCTCGCTCGCAATCCATTGCACGACGAAGCGCGTGAAGAACATGCCCTGACCAACGAAACCCACAGCCATCCAAATCTTATCCGCCAACATTCCTCACTCCTCGCAATCGATGGTCGCCGTGGCCGGACGCCGCATCAGCCAATAGACGCCGAGCAGGTCGACGATTCCGGTCAGCAGCCGATTCCGCAATCCGTATTTCGATTGACCGGAGAGCCGCGCGCGGTCCGCCACGTCGATGAAATCCACCTCGCCGCCGTCGCGCTGAATGAGGGCGGGCAGGAAGCGATGACTGTGATCGAAGCGCGGCAGGCGCAGGAACGAATCGCGCCGGCAAAGCTTGAGCCCGCATCCGGTGTCGGGCGTGCGATCGCTGAGCACGCCGCTGCGGATCTTATTCGCAACGATCGAGGACCAGCGCTTGAGCCGGGTATCCCGCCGCCGCCAGCGCACGCCCGCGACCATGCGCAGTGCTGGCCGCGCGGATTGGGCCGCCATTCGCTCGATGAGGCGCGGAATGTCGGCAGGATCGTTCTGGCCGTCGCCGTCGAACATCACAAGCCAATCCCCCGCCGCCGCGTCGACCGCGGACCAAAGTGCGACACTCTTGCCGCGGTTCTCGCGATGGCGCACCACGCGAAGATTGTCATGGCGCGCTTGCGCGGCGCGCAGGCGCTCGGGCGTGCGGTCGGTGCTCGCGTCGTCGCAATAGACGACTTCGAACGACTCTCCAAGGCGCTCCATCACGGGATAGAGTTCCGCGACCACGGGATCGATGTTGTCTTCTTCGTTATAGACCGTGATAGCGACGGAATATTTCGGCTTTATCGGTTCGGCGTTCGCCCGCATATCGGCACTGCTCATGCGCACTCCATGGCCGGGAAAGAGGCGCCCCGGCCGACTGAAAGCGGCCTCCTTCTAACCTTTTTGGGGACCGATCTCAACCGAGCCGGCGGGCGATTCGATGGTACGCCAGCAAACGATAGCGGGCTATTTGGCGCTTTCTCTGAGGCGCGCCACGATCGCGGCGCGCTCGCGCGGCGAGAGGCCGGACCACGCCGCGATCTCCGCGATCGTGCGACGGCAGCCGAGGCAACGGCCGGTCGCGGGATCGAGGCGGCAGACGCCGATGCACGGCGAGAGGGTGTCGCCGACCGGCCCTGCGGCACCGGCCCGACTGTCATCCTCGGAGGCGTCGTCGGTCGTCATCGGCGCGCACTATGGCGGAATGACCGAATTCCCGCAACGTCGTGCTCAGACGTGAAGGTCGACCCCGGCAGCGCCGTTGTTGTGAATCGCGACGGCGTTCAGCACGTCGCGGTAAGCGGCAATGCCCGCCGGATGCGGGTCGATATAGACGCCCTCCGAGAGACCCTCCTGCGTGAATTGCTGGGCGAGGAAGGTGCTGGCTTGAAGTGGCGTCGGAGGGCCGCTATCTGCCGCGCTCGGAATCGCGGCATTGAATGTCGGCGGCGCCTTGCCGGCGAGATTGGCGGCGTCGCTGCCTGCGTCGTCGACGTCGAGAATTTGAAACGGGGGAACGTGGCTGGCGCCCGCATCGTAAGTCGCGGCAAACGCACTCGAGCGATCCAGACCCTCGGTCGCATTCGGCCGCGTCCGTTCCGGTGCCGCTTGCGGAAGCGGTGCGAGGAAAAGCGCTCTCGATGCCGGTTGCGTCGCCAATCCACAATCCTCTCAAAGACTATATTACAAAAACTTTAGACAAATACAAGTGAAGAAAATAAGTTAACAGAAAAAATCACGTCATAGTTAATTTTTATTAACAACGACAAAGTATATTTCCGAAATTTCCGGGCCTTTACAGTGATTTTCCTGTTTGCTGAAGGAAATCGCCATGCCGACAGTGGCTGCGGCGATATCGGCGCGCAGGATTGTGTCACGTCCATGAGCTATGCGCTGAAGCGGACTGGACAGGGCCGCCGATCCGCCTTAGAGAGGTGACGCATTCTGGCGGTCCGACAAATGAAGAGTGCACTCGTCATCATCGACCTGCAGCAGGGGTCGTTCACATCGGCGACGCCAAAGCACGACGCCGTCGGCCTTGTCAGACGGCTCAATGGCTTGGCCAGCACCGTTCGTTCGAAGAACGGGGCGGTTGTGTTCGTTCAGCACGACGGACCGCGGGGCGATCCGCATCACCCGGACGAGCCCGGGTGGCGTCTTCTTCCCGACCTCGATTTTCGCCCTGGCGACACGGTGATCCGGAAATCCTCGTGCGATGCCTTTCTGAACACAAGCCTCGAGGATTTTCTTCGCTCGAAGGGCATCGAGCGGCTCATTCTCGCGGGATGCGCCACGGACTACTGCGTGGACACCACGGTCCGCAGTGCGCTCGCGCGGAGCTATCCGACGATCGTTCCGGCGGACGGCCATACCACGTCGAACAGGCTCCATCTGACCGCCGAGAAAATCATCGAGCATCACAATGCGATCTGGGCGGATTTCATCGCCCCCGCGGGGCCAGCGACGGTTTGCCCGTGCGCTGCCGTGCCGCTTGCCTGAGCTCGAATGCTTGGCGAATGCGCACGGCGGGTATCGCGTCGTTCGTCATCGACCATTAACCATGCATGCTATGGATAGGTGTGCTTGCGTCAACCTCTCCGCACGGCAAAACGCGCCGTTGCGGGCTTTTTTAATCAATCCTTAAGAGCCCCGGCCCTATCGTCGATATCGGATATTCATCCGGTGTCCCCGACACCCCGGCGTCCAATTAGGACAGTGCCGCCCTTCAGGTAGGAGTCGAGCTCAATGCAGGACGCATTGCGCGCAACAGGCGAAGAAGACGGGGAACTGATCCGGCTCAAGGCGGCACTCGCGGCCTCGGGCGATATTCTCTACACATGGGATCTGGCAACCGACCGGCTTACCTGGATAGAAGGGGCTGCGGCGGCCCTCGGGATCGCCAGCCTCGAATCGGCCATGTCCGGCGAGGGCTTCGAACGCCGTCTCAACCCCGAGGACATTCCTGCCCGGCGCATGGCGCTTGCCAACCACATGGCGACGCGCGAGCGCTATGAATGCGAATTTCGCGTGCGTGCGGACGACGGTGAGTTCCATTGGGTGCACGATCGAGGGGCTGCGGATTTCGACCGCAACGGCGTTTCCTTGCGCATGCACGGCATCCTGCGCATCGTCACGGCACGGCGCGAGGCGCAGGCGCGTCTCGAACGCCTGGCAAGTCACGACGATCTGACCGGCCATTATAACCGCCAGCGATTGCGCGAGGCGCTGAACCAGGCGCTCGTCTACGCAGCACGCTACGACGTGAGTGGGGCCTATTTCGTCATCGGCATCGATCGGTTGGCCCTCCTCAACGAGGTCTACGATCCGGCGACCGTCAATCGCGTGATCGTCGAGGTCGGAAACCGGCTCGACTCCTGCTTACGCGCGAGCGATGCGATCGGCCGGACCGGCGACGACAGCTTTGGCGCCGTACTTCCCCAATGCGGCGAAGTGGAAGTCCCCGTCGCGGCCGAGAAGATTCTCGAATGTGTGCGGGCACACCCCGTCGAGACGGCTTCGGGGGCCATTCACGTGACCGTCTCGCTCGGCTGCGTCACGTTTCCCGCCGATGCCCGCACGGTGCACGATGCGATCGCCAAATGCGAGCTCGCACTTCACGCAGCACAACAAACCGGGGTCGACAACTTCGTCTGCTACCGCTCGACACCGGCGGAGCGGGACAATCACCGCCGACAACTCGGCATCCTCGACGAGGTTCAGTCGGCGCTCAAGGCAGGGCGGCTGGTTTTTGCCTATCAACCGATCGTGACGGCGTCGACCCACGCGGTCGCCTATTACGAGTGCCTCATGCGGCTCGAGCGCGAAAACGGCACTCTTGCCCCCGCGGCGGATTTCATTCCGGTCGTCGAACGCCTCGGCCTCATACGCTCGATCGACCGACGCGCCCTTGAACTCGTGATCGCCGATCTCGCCCTCCATCGCCACGTGAGCCTTGCCGTCAACGTCTCGAGCATCACGATCTTCGACCGCTCGTGGCTTCGCCTGCTCACCTCGCTTGTCAAGGGCAGACCCGACATCGCCGAACGGCTCCTTGTCGAAATCACGGAGACGGTGGCGATTCCCGATATCGAGGAGATGGCGCGTTTCGTTCGAGCGCTCCGCGACCTCGGCTGCAAGGTCGCCCTCGACGATTTCGGCGCCGGCTATACCTCGTTCCGGCACTTGAAGGCTCTCACGGTGGACATCGTGAAGATCGATGGCGCTTTCGTGCGCAAGCTCTCGGAGAATTTCGACAATCAGCTTTTCATCCGTACCCTGATCGGCCTCGCCGAGGGGTTCGGTCTGGGTGCTGTCGCGGAATGCGTCGAGACGGAAGCGGATGCGCGCCTGCTGGAGGCCGAGGGGGTCGCCTATCTACAGGGCTGGCACTTCGGCAAGCCGATTGTCGACCCGGACTGGCGGATTCAAAGATCGCGTGTCGAGATCGGCCACTCCGAATCGGACTATCGTCGGCTTCAGGCGTAACCCGTAGAGGCCCGGCCTCAGCCCTTGCCGCTCTTGCCGAGTTCCTCGAGCTGGCGCTGCAGCGCATCGATTTTGCCGCGCAGCTCCTCGAGCTTGGTCGCTTCGCCGTCCTCCGCTTCCTTCGTCTTCGCTTGATCGCTGGCTTCGCCCGAGAAGGGCGTGAACATCTTCATGGCGCGTTCCATCATCGACACGTTCTGGCGGCTCAGCTCCTCGAGCGAGCCGAAGGGGAAGAAACCGTCGAATGCGCCTTTCATGTAAGTGCGGAACTTCTCCTGGTTCTGGGCGAACGCCTTCATGCTCGATTCGAGATAGCGCGGCAGCATGCCGCCGAGGCTATCGCCGTAGAAGCCGATGAGCTGGCGCAGGAAACTGATCGGCAGGAGGGCCTGGCCTTTGGCCTCCTCCTCGACGATGATCTGCGTCAGAACGGAGCGCGTAATATCCTCGCCAGTCTTGGCGTCGTAGACGACGAAATCCTTGTTTTGTTTTACCATCAGACACAAGTCGTCCAGCGTTACGTAACTGCTGGTCGCCGTGTTGTAGAGGCGCCGGTTGGCGTATTTCTTGATTGTGATCGGTGTTTGAGCGCCGTCGTCCGTTCCAGCCATGTTCGCGCCACTTGCAGGAATTTGGAACTTGTCTCGCCGGGGCCAGTATAATTCTATTTATGCTGCAGCGCGCAAGATTCTTGATGTCCGCGTACAATGCGCAAAGCGCCTCAGCGAGGGTTGCGTCACTGGCCGCGGATGAGGTGGTTCGTTATACTCGAAACCGATGTCAGAGCCGTCCGAACTCGAGCGTCTGGTCCGTCGCTATCTCGATCTTTGGCAGGAACAGTGGGCGGCAATGGCTGCCGACCCGGAGCTGGCGGACGCGTTCGCACGCTGGTTCGCGGCCTGGAACCAGGCCGGTGGTGCGATGTTCGCCGGATTGATGCCCGGCATCAACCAGTTTTCGCCGCGGGATTTTCCCTCGACTGCGGATGGGGGTCATGGCGGATCGTCAGAGGAGCGACGCGAAAACCGGGGTCGATCGGACCGCTCGCCGACGCCTCGGGCCGCGTCCGCTGGAACTTCATCTGGGGACGGCAGCGTGGACGTGGCTGAGCTCGCGCGGCGCCTTGCCGCTCTTGATGAACGGCTCGCTGCCGTGGAGGCCGGAACTGCTGCCGGCGGCGACAGAGCTTCGAAGAAACCTCGACGCCGTCGCACCTGACGCCTTCGCTCGCGCGCTCGACCGTGAAATCAACCATCGCCTGGAGCGTTATCTGGCAGGCGTGGAACGCTACCGCCACCATCCCTACCACCGCGATCTGACGCCAGCGCCAACGATCTGGACCGATGGTGCTACCCGCCTTCTCGATTTTGGCGTCGGCGAGGCTGGGCGTGCTAAGGGCCGGCGAAAGGCTCTGCCGATTGCACTTTTCGTCCCCTCCCTGGTCAACCGTGCCTATATTCTCGATCTCGCGGAAGGCAACAGCTTTCTGCGCTGGGTCGCTGCTCACGGTATTCGCCCGCTCCTCGTCGATTGGGGAAGGCCCGGCGAGATCGAACGCGGCTTCGATCTCGGCGATTTCATCGCAGGCCGGCTCGAGCGCGCGCTCGACGTCGCCATAAGGCTTGCGCGCGGCCCGGTGGGAGTTGCTGGCTATTGTATGGGCGGCAATCTCGCCCTCGCCCTCGCGCACCGTCGGCCGCGCGATGTCGCAGCCCTCGCCCTCCTCGCGACGCCGTGGGATTTTCACGCCGACCGGCCCGAGCTTGCGCGCGCGATTGCCGCATTCTCGGTGCCGCTTCTCGCCCTCGCCGACCGCCTCGGCGAGCTTTCGACCGACATCCTCCAAGCGCTGTTTTACTTGCTCGATCCTTATCTGGCGCCGCGCAAATTCCTTCGCTTTGCGGAATTCGAGCCGGGCTCGGCGCGCGAGCTCGCGTTCGTCGCTCTCGAAGATTGGCTCAATGACGGTGTGCCACTGCCGGCCAAAGTCGCACGCGAATGCCTCGTCGGTTGGTATGGCGATAACACGCCCGGCAACGGCACTTGGCGCGTTGCGGGCGAGATCGTCGATCCGCGCGAGATTGCATGCCCGACGTTGATCCTGGTCCCCTCGCAGGATCGGATCGTGCCGCCAGCTTCGGCGGACGCCTTGGCGCGGCTTATTCCCGGCGCCGACCGGATGCAGCCGAATCTCGGCCATATCGGGATGATGGTGAGTGCTGGGGCCGAGGCGGGCGCTTGGCGGCCGATTGCCGATTGGCTCGTCCCAAGGCTCCGCCGCCCTTCCTTGCCTTCGCAGGTGCAACAGCCATATAAACACGAATAGATTAGGGGAGCAGTTCGCACCGACTGAGGAGGATCATTCCATGAACGACGTCGTTATTGCCGCCGCAGCGCGGACCGCGATTGGCGCCTTCAACGGCGCTTTGAGCAGCGTGTCGGCATCCTATCTTGGCACGATCGCAATCCGCGAAGCGCTTAAGCGCGCGAAGGTCGAAACGGGCGAGGTCGACGAAGTGATCATGGGTCAGATCCTTACCGCCGCCACCGGCCAGAACCCGGCTCGCCAAGCCGCCATCGCGGCCGGCATCCCGGTCGAAAAAACGGCTTACGCCGTCAATCAGCTCTGCGGCTCCGGGCTGCGCACGGTGGCACTCGGCTATCAGGCGATCAAAGTCGGCGATAGCGGGATCGTGGTTGCCGGTGGACAGGAAAGCATGAGCCAAGCGCCCCACTGCGCTCATTTGCGCAATGGCGTGCGGATGGGCAATTTTGAGTTCGTCGACACGATGATCAAGGACGGCCTTTGGGATGCCTTCAACGGCTACCACATGGGCAATACGGCCGAAAACGTCGCCCAGAAATGGCAGATCACCCGCGAGCAGCAGGACAACTTCGCGCTCGCCTCCCAGCAGAAGGCGGAAGCGGCACAGAAGTCCGGACGATTCAAGGACGAGATCGTCCCCGTGACGATCAAGGGTCGCAAGGGCGACACAGTGGTCGACGCCGACGAATATCCGAAGCACGGCACGACCCTCGACGCCCTTCAGAAGCTGCGTCCTGCTTTCGACAAGAACGGCTCGGTCACCGCCGGCAACGCCAGCGGAATTAACGACGGTGCTGCGGCTCTCGTCCTGATGACCGACAAGGAAGCCGCCAAACGGGGGATCAAGCCCCTCGCCAGGATCGTCTCCTGGGCCACCGCCGGCGTCGATCCGGCGATCATGGGTTCGGGCCCAATTCCCGCAAGCCGCATGGCCCTCAAACGCGCGGGCTGGTCGAAGGACGATCTCGACCTCATCGAAGCGAACGAGGCGTTCGCGGCCCAGGCTTGCGCCGTCAACAAGGACCTCGGTTGGGACACCAGCAAGGTCAACGTCAATGGCGGCGCCATTGCGCTTGGCCATCCGATTGGGGCTTCCGGTGGCCGCGTGTTGACCACGCTCCTCTTCGAGATGCAGAAGCGCAACGCCAAGCGCGGCCTCGCGACACTCTGCATCGGCGGGGGGATGGGCATCGCCATGTGCGTCGAGCGCGGCTGACGGCTCATCCCTCGGACAGGCGATCTCGAATTCCATGCTTCCGACGGGGCGGTCATCGCGACCGCCCCTTTCGATGCCGCATGCGTCAGCCAAGCGATGGGAGGCCCAATCGACCGCACGGCACATTTTTTCTGAACGAGGTGTCGTCATCCCGCGATGGGCCCGCCGCTTTCGGGCGGCTGCTTTTTGTGGTTTCATCGTCCAAGGGCAAACGATCGGATAGGGAGGGGTAAATGGCACGCGTTGCGGTTGTGACGGGCGGGACGCGCGGCATCGGCCGGGCGATCTCCGAGGGGCTTAAGAATGCCGGGTACAAGGTCGCCGCGAATTACGTGGGAGACGACGTCAAGGCCCAGAAGTTCAACAGCGAGACCGGCATTGCGGCATACAAATTCGACGTCGGCGACTACCCCTCCTGCGAGGCCGCCGTGAAGCGCATCGAGGAAGAGATCGGTCCGATCGATATTCTGGTCAACAACGCCGGAATCACACGGGACAGCGTGCTCCATCGTATGACCCCGGATCAATGGGCGGCGGTAATCTCCACCAACCTCACGTCGTGCTTCAATATGTGCCGGGTCGTGATCGAGGGTATGCGTGCGCGAAGCTTCGGACGCATCGTGAATATCGGGTCGGTGAACGGGCAGGCGGGCCAATACGGTCAGGTCAACTACGCGGCAGCGAAGTCGGGCATTCATGGCTTTACCAAAGCGCTCGCCCAGGAAGGGGCTGCCAAGGGAATCACGGTGAACGCCATCGCACCCGGCTATATCGATACCGAGATGGTCCGCGCCGTGCCGCCAAATGTGCTGGAAAAAATCGTGGCGCGCATTCCGATCGGCCGTCTCGGCCACGCCGAGGAAATCGCACGCGGCGTGTTGTTCCTTGTTTCGGACGACGCAGGTTTCATCACGGGATCGACGATTTCAATCAACGGCGGCCAGCACATGTATTGAGCGCAGGCGCGGCCACCGGCCCGCCGAACGCGCGACGGCGGGCCGCGCCATCGCCCAGTCGCTCGCGCGACTATGGTTTGGTCGCTGCCGCAAGTAGGCTCTCGTCGCTCGCGCGACTATGGTTTGGTCGCTGCCGCAAGTAGGCTCTCGTCGCTCGCGCGACTATGGTTTGGTCGCTGCCGCTCCGGGCTCAGGCGAGGGCTCGGTCGCTTGGAAGCGATCACAGAATTCGCGGAAGGCGCCGCTCGCAACGTCTGAAATCGCCCAATAGGTCATCGAACCGTCCGACCATTCGGCTATGTTTTCGCCGCGGTGCACGCTCGTGCGGATCGGGCGCGCGCTGCCCTCGCTCGGCCAGATGAAGAGCGTGAGGACATGTTTCTGATAATGATAGATCAGGGCAGCCACGGTGCGCCCGCCGATGTAATCGACGCGGCCGCCCACAAGCGCGAAGCCGTAGGCGGTGAGATCCTTGACCGGAACGCCGAAATCCAATCTGGCGTCGAGCCAGGGCTTGACGGTGTGCTGATCCGTGGAAACCACGTCGATGAGGCGGTTGTCGGACTGCATCGCACGGACATGGCTCGCAAAGACTTCGTCCGCGGTCGCAGCGGAACCGTTGGGCCCCGTGTAATAATAAGTGAGCGCCGAACTCAACCCGGCTACCAGGACGAGGGATGCCGCGATGCGGAGCCACTCGCGCGGCGCCTGGCGCCGCGAGGTGCGGCCCGGAAACGCAACGACAGCCTCCTGCGCCAACTCCTCACGGATTGCTTGGTGAAGGGCCAAGGGTGCTGCGTGATACTCGAGCCGCTCGCGCATGACTTTGCCGAGTGCACGCCGGCTCTCAAGCTCGGCCTGGCAACTCGGGCAGGTCGCGAGGTGCGCTTCGAGTTCGAGACTCCGCTCGACCCCGAGCTCGCCATCGGCGTATGCATCGATCAGCGCACGTGCCTCCAGGCAATTCATCGCGCCACTCCGGCTCCGGTCGTTCCGTCAAGCTCAGCGCGCCGGCTCAGGATCTTTTGCTGCAGGAGCGCGCGCGCGCGCGAAAGGCGCGACATGACGGTACCAATCGGGATTTTAGCGATTTCGCTGATCTCCTTGTAGCTCAACTCCTCGATCTCCCGCAGGATCAGGATTTCTCGATAATCGGTCGGAAGCTCCTGGAGCCCCTCGTGGAGCAGCTTGCGGTCGGCCTTTTCGATCAGGTGGGCTTCGGGTGACGGCATCCCGTGCCCGGCCGCCTCGAGTGCGCGCTCGTGCTCCGGGTTCAGCCGTCCCTCGTCATCCTCGCTCATCGATTCCGTCTTCGGCCGACTCTTGATCCAACTGTAGCAGCCGTTCCTTACGATACTCAGCAACCATGCCTTGGCGTTTCCGCCGTGAAAGCCATCGAAATATTTGAAGGCCCGAAGAATCGCCTCCTGGGTCACGTCGTGGGCGTCCTCGCTTCCCCTCAACAGCCAGCGCGCCAAATTGTACGCGGCATCCAGATGAGGAAGCATTTCGCGCTCGAACCGAGCCCGCTTGCTGTCGCCTGGCATGCCCTTATCGTCTCCACCTGTCACAAATATACCCAAAATCGCCGTGATTTATTCCCGGCCGGGCGGGGCTTTATTAGCACCGAACACGCTTCCGTGAAGCGGGAATTTTTCGGCGGCCCCTCAGGTCATCCCCTTATCGATCGGCCTTGGGCCGGTTTGCCCGCCGAACGTTCACCCCTGGGTCGAGGGTGGGTCCCGAGTTGGAGCCGGCACGCCGCTCCTTATCCCGGGACTCGTCCGAGATTGACAGGAACGGCAGCAGAATCAAGGAGACGGCTATGACAGCCAATATCTCGAAACGCGACTTTCTGAAGTTGGCCGGCGTGGGCGGCGGCGCTGTATTCGCCTCGTCCTTGCCCGGCTATGTGTCGAGCGCCGCCGCGGCGGAAAAAGGCGAATTCTACTTCGTGCAGCTCTCGGATACCCACTGGGGCTTCACCGGCGACAAGGTCAATCCGGACCCGAAGGGCACGCTCCCCAAGGCGATTGACGCAGTCAATGCGCTGCCGGAAAAGCCGGACTTCATCGTCTTCACGGGCGACATCACCCACACGACCGACGACGACAAGGAACGCGACCGCCGCATGGTCGAGGCCAAGGAGATCATCATCAAGGGTCTCAAGGGTCACCGGATCTACTTCCTCGCCGGCGAGCACGACGCCTCCCTCGACAATGGCGCGGCCTTCAAGAAGCACTTCCACAAGACCACTTACTATTCGTTCAACCACAAGGGCGTGCACTTCATCGCGATCGACAACGTCTCCGATCCGAAGGCGATGATCGGCGAAAAGCAGCTTGCCTGGCTCGCCGCCGATCTCAAGAAGGTCAAGAAGAACCAGCAAATCGTGGTCTTCACGCACCGCCCGCTCTTCGACCTAGCGGCCGATTGGGACTGGGCCACGCCGGACGGCCAGAAGGCGATCGATATGCTGATGCCATTCCCGCACGTGACGGTTTTCTATGGCCACATCCACCAGGAAAACCATTACATGACGGATCACATCGCCCATCACGCGGCAAAAGGCCTGATGTTCCCGCTGCCAGTCGCGCATTCCGTGCCGAAGAAGGCGCCAATTCCGTGGGATCCCGCGGCCCCCTATAAAGGCCTCGGCTTCCGCGGGGTCGAAGACCAGCTCAAGCAAGCGGAGATCGAGATCATCGAATTCCCCGTGGTGAAGGCCTAGGGGCCATGACGATCGGGGCACGACGAATTGCGGTCGGTCTCGCCAGCATCGTCACCTTCGCCGCCATCGCGGCGGCGACGGCGACGGTGGGGGCCGCACCCGAGCCGCAAGTCATCAAATTGTCGGTGAAGAAGTTCGAATACAGCGTAAAGCAAATCACCGTCAAAAAGGGCACGCCCGTGGTGATCGAGATTACAAGTCAGGATCGGCAGCACGGCTTCAGCCTGCCGGACTTCAACGTGCGCGCCGACGTCAATCCGGGACAGGTGGCGCGCGTTACCTTCACGCCGGACAAGTCGGGCGAGTTCGATTATCTCTGCGACATCTTCTGCGGCGATGGGCATGAGGATGTGAACGGAAAGCTCGTCGTCGAGGAGTAACGGTTCCCCAGGGTCCGCTTCGGCGCTCGCTGTCTCGATTGCGAGCCGATTCCAGGTGTGCATATCCGCTCCCCCGCTATGCTTACGCGGATGTCGGGGTGGACCCAAAAAAGAAGCCCTCGCCTCCCCCGGGCGAGGGCTTCACTTTTTGCCGCCTGGGAATTTTTTGCCCCTTCCCGCGGTTCAATAGTCATTGGGCAGGCCGCGTCCCCGTGGGACCTTTGAATGGAGTAGCCGAGCATGATTCGACGCATTCCGACCGCGCTGACCGGTGCAGCAGCCTTTGTTGCGATTGCCGCCGCGGCGGCGACCGTGGGCGCCGCCCCTGCACCGCAAGTCGTCAAGATGACGGTGAAGAAGTTCGCGTACAGTGTGACGGAGATCCACGCCAAGAAGGGCGTGCCGCTCGTAATCGAGATCACGTCGCAGGACCGGCTCCACGGTTTCAGTATCCCGGATTTCGGCGTACGCGGCGACGTCAACAAGGGCAAGGTCACGAAAATCGCCTTCACGCCGGACAAGGCCGGCACCTTCGAATATCTTTGCGACATCTTCTGCGGCGATGGACACGGCGACGTGAACGGCAAGTTGATCGTCGAGGAATAGCACTTCGCGACATCCACGGCGCCGCGATGAGGTGCCGTAGTGGGGACCGTGCCCTCTCTTTTTCCGTCGGAAGCGGGGCCGGCCGGACCTCCGGACCGAAATCCAGGGGCGAGGTCTAGTCATGCGCGTCTCGGCAATCGCATACGCCGACGCGGATCGTCGCGACAAGTGTGGCAATGCGCCTTCAAGGGACAGGAGGAGGCGAGGGCTCGATCCTACCCG includes:
- a CDS encoding alpha/beta fold hydrolase, which codes for MADRQRSDAKTGVDRTARRRLGPRPLELHLGTAAWTWLSSRGALPLLMNGSLPWRPELLPAATELRRNLDAVAPDAFARALDREINHRLERYLAGVERYRHHPYHRDLTPAPTIWTDGATRLLDFGVGEAGRAKGRRKALPIALFVPSLVNRAYILDLAEGNSFLRWVAAHGIRPLLVDWGRPGEIERGFDLGDFIAGRLERALDVAIRLARGPVGVAGYCMGGNLALALAHRRPRDVAALALLATPWDFHADRPELARAIAAFSVPLLALADRLGELSTDILQALFYLLDPYLAPRKFLRFAEFEPGSARELAFVALEDWLNDGVPLPAKVARECLVGWYGDNTPGNGTWRVAGEIVDPREIACPTLILVPSQDRIVPPASADALARLIPGADRMQPNLGHIGMMVSAGAEAGAWRPIADWLVPRLRRPSLPSQVQQPYKHE
- a CDS encoding anti-sigma factor, whose amino-acid sequence is MNCLEARALIDAYADGELGVERSLELEAHLATCPSCQAELESRRALGKVMRERLEYHAAPLALHQAIREELAQEAVVAFPGRTSRRQAPREWLRIAASLVLVAGLSSALTYYYTGPNGSAATADEVFASHVRAMQSDNRLIDVVSTDQHTVKPWLDARLDFGVPVKDLTAYGFALVGGRVDYIGGRTVAALIYHYQKHVLTLFIWPSEGSARPIRTSVHRGENIAEWSDGSMTYWAISDVASGAFREFCDRFQATEPSPEPGAAATKP
- a CDS encoding cupredoxin domain-containing protein, with protein sequence MTIGARRIAVGLASIVTFAAIAAATATVGAAPEPQVIKLSVKKFEYSVKQITVKKGTPVVIEITSQDRQHGFSLPDFNVRADVNPGQVARVTFTPDKSGEFDYLCDIFCGDGHEDVNGKLVVEE
- a CDS encoding sigma-70 family RNA polymerase sigma factor yields the protein MPGDSKRARFEREMLPHLDAAYNLARWLLRGSEDAHDVTQEAILRAFKYFDGFHGGNAKAWLLSIVRNGCYSWIKSRPKTESMSEDDEGRLNPEHERALEAAGHGMPSPEAHLIEKADRKLLHEGLQELPTDYREILILREIEELSYKEISEIAKIPIGTVMSRLSRARALLQQKILSRRAELDGTTGAGVAR
- a CDS encoding metallophosphoesterase; its protein translation is MTANISKRDFLKLAGVGGGAVFASSLPGYVSSAAAAEKGEFYFVQLSDTHWGFTGDKVNPDPKGTLPKAIDAVNALPEKPDFIVFTGDITHTTDDDKERDRRMVEAKEIIIKGLKGHRIYFLAGEHDASLDNGAAFKKHFHKTTYYSFNHKGVHFIAIDNVSDPKAMIGEKQLAWLAADLKKVKKNQQIVVFTHRPLFDLAADWDWATPDGQKAIDMLMPFPHVTVFYGHIHQENHYMTDHIAHHAAKGLMFPLPVAHSVPKKAPIPWDPAAPYKGLGFRGVEDQLKQAEIEIIEFPVVKA
- a CDS encoding acetyl-CoA C-acetyltransferase, whose amino-acid sequence is MNDVVIAAAARTAIGAFNGALSSVSASYLGTIAIREALKRAKVETGEVDEVIMGQILTAATGQNPARQAAIAAGIPVEKTAYAVNQLCGSGLRTVALGYQAIKVGDSGIVVAGGQESMSQAPHCAHLRNGVRMGNFEFVDTMIKDGLWDAFNGYHMGNTAENVAQKWQITREQQDNFALASQQKAEAAQKSGRFKDEIVPVTIKGRKGDTVVDADEYPKHGTTLDALQKLRPAFDKNGSVTAGNASGINDGAAALVLMTDKEAAKRGIKPLARIVSWATAGVDPAIMGSGPIPASRMALKRAGWSKDDLDLIEANEAFAAQACAVNKDLGWDTSKVNVNGGAIALGHPIGASGGRVLTTLLFEMQKRNAKRGLATLCIGGGMGIAMCVERG
- the phbB gene encoding acetoacetyl-CoA reductase, with product MARVAVVTGGTRGIGRAISEGLKNAGYKVAANYVGDDVKAQKFNSETGIAAYKFDVGDYPSCEAAVKRIEEEIGPIDILVNNAGITRDSVLHRMTPDQWAAVISTNLTSCFNMCRVVIEGMRARSFGRIVNIGSVNGQAGQYGQVNYAAAKSGIHGFTKALAQEGAAKGITVNAIAPGYIDTEMVRAVPPNVLEKIVARIPIGRLGHAEEIARGVLFLVSDDAGFITGSTISINGGQHMY